A stretch of the Desulfobacter sp. genome encodes the following:
- a CDS encoding carbohydrate ABC transporter substrate-binding protein, which produces MKKRLGKIPGQWLWLVVSTILFTFCSGYAFADMNAAKCWIDTEFQPSTLSKKEQQNEMAWFIKAAAPCKGMEIKVVSETIPTHEYESKVLAKAFYEITGIKVIHDLIQEGDVIEKLQIQMQSGKNVFDAYVNDSDLIGTHSRYGHVVNLTDWMTGQGKDVTLPTLDIDDFMGKSFTTGPDGKFYQLPDQQFANLYWFRYDWFNRADFKKQFKEIYGYELGVPVNWSAYEDIAEFFSEHVGEIDGRAIYGHMDYGKKAPDLGWRFTDAWLSMAGAGDKGIPNGKPVDEWGIRVDENNRPVGASVSRGGATNGPAAKYPLKKYMEWLRKYAPPGALGMDFYQSIPYLATGNVAQQIFWYNSFVSSIVKEGLPVVNADGTPKWRMAPSPHGPYWEEGMKLGYQDCGSWTLLKSTPIDRRKAAWLFAQFCVCKTTSLKKTHVGLTPFRDSDIQDKSFTERAPKLGGLVEFYRSPARVAWTPTGTNVPDYPKLAQLWWQNIGEAVAGEVTVSTAMDNLAKEQDKIMMRIARSGVQGDKGPLLNKKRDESYWLNKPGSPKAKLANEKPQGETLDYDKLLQAWKEGRVK; this is translated from the coding sequence ATGAAAAAAAGGTTAGGGAAAATACCGGGCCAATGGCTTTGGTTGGTTGTTTCTACGATTTTGTTCACCTTCTGTTCAGGTTATGCATTTGCAGATATGAACGCTGCAAAATGCTGGATCGATACGGAATTTCAACCCTCCACCTTGTCAAAAAAAGAACAGCAAAATGAGATGGCATGGTTTATCAAGGCAGCTGCACCTTGTAAGGGCATGGAGATCAAGGTGGTCTCCGAAACCATCCCCACCCATGAGTATGAATCAAAGGTGTTGGCAAAAGCCTTCTACGAGATCACCGGCATCAAGGTCATCCATGACCTGATCCAGGAGGGGGATGTCATTGAAAAACTCCAGATCCAGATGCAGTCGGGCAAGAATGTTTTTGACGCCTATGTCAATGACTCAGACCTCATCGGCACCCATTCCCGGTACGGCCATGTGGTCAACCTCACCGACTGGATGACAGGCCAGGGAAAAGATGTCACCCTTCCCACTCTGGATATTGACGATTTCATGGGAAAATCTTTTACAACAGGGCCTGACGGCAAGTTCTATCAGCTTCCGGATCAGCAGTTCGCAAACCTCTACTGGTTTCGTTACGACTGGTTTAATCGGGCGGATTTTAAAAAACAATTCAAAGAAATCTACGGGTATGAACTTGGAGTTCCTGTGAACTGGTCTGCCTATGAAGACATTGCCGAATTTTTCAGCGAGCATGTGGGCGAAATAGACGGCCGGGCCATTTACGGGCACATGGATTATGGGAAAAAAGCCCCGGATCTGGGATGGCGGTTCACCGATGCCTGGCTCTCCATGGCAGGCGCAGGAGACAAGGGCATTCCCAATGGAAAGCCCGTGGATGAATGGGGAATCCGTGTGGATGAAAACAACCGGCCCGTGGGCGCTTCAGTCAGCCGGGGCGGTGCCACCAACGGTCCTGCAGCCAAATACCCCCTGAAAAAATATATGGAGTGGCTCAGAAAATATGCCCCTCCCGGCGCCCTTGGCATGGATTTTTACCAGTCTATTCCCTATCTTGCCACGGGCAATGTGGCCCAGCAGATCTTCTGGTATAATTCCTTTGTCTCTTCCATTGTTAAAGAGGGACTTCCCGTGGTCAATGCGGACGGCACCCCCAAATGGCGGATGGCCCCCTCACCCCACGGACCCTATTGGGAAGAGGGCATGAAGCTGGGATACCAGGACTGCGGTTCGTGGACCCTGCTCAAGAGCACGCCCATTGACCGGAGAAAAGCGGCCTGGCTCTTTGCCCAGTTCTGCGTCTGCAAAACCACCTCCCTGAAAAAAACCCATGTGGGCCTGACCCCATTCAGGGATTCGGACATCCAGGACAAGTCTTTTACCGAGCGGGCACCCAAGCTCGGCGGCCTGGTTGAATTTTACAGAAGCCCCGCACGGGTGGCCTGGACACCCACGGGAACCAATGTACCGGATTACCCCAAACTTGCCCAGCTCTGGTGGCAGAATATTGGTGAGGCTGTTGCCGGAGAAGTCACCGTGTCAACCGCCATGGACAATCTGGCAAAAGAGCAGGATAAAATCATGATGCGGATCGCAAGATCCGGTGTCCAGGGAGACAAGGGACCCCTTTTGAACAAAAAAAGGGATGAATCCTATTGGCTGAACAAACCAGGCTCTCCCAAGGCCAAACTGGCCAATGAAAAACCCCAGGGGGAAACCCTTGATTATGACAAGCTTCTCCAGGCCTGGAAAGAAGGCCGGGTGAAATAA
- a CDS encoding DUF2160 domain-containing protein, translating to MRFEWMAWTLPTAIFFITIALILLAMTIWQIISPCVKRRGFLPIATTRGDRLFIGLLSSAYIHLAWLGLSSLTLWIAFAVSLGWMVILMRWG from the coding sequence ATGAGATTTGAATGGATGGCATGGACCCTGCCCACGGCAATTTTTTTTATCACCATTGCCCTGATACTTTTGGCAATGACCATTTGGCAGATTATCTCTCCTTGTGTGAAAAGACGCGGGTTTCTGCCCATTGCAACCACCCGGGGAGATCGGCTTTTTATCGGTCTTTTAAGCAGTGCATACATTCATTTGGCCTGGCTGGGGCTTTCCAGCCTCACCCTGTGGATCGCATTTGCCGTCTCCCTCGGCTGGATGGTCATTCTCATGCGCTGGGGATAA
- a CDS encoding carbohydrate ABC transporter permease produces MKKRTLCLILYFILLMLPIYWMLNMSLRTNADILSVFSLYPRHLTFENYMKIFSDASWYSGYINSILYVTMNTGISLAVALPAAYAFSRYRFLGDGQMFFWLLTNRMAPAAVFLLPFFQLYSTVGLIDTHIAVALAHCLFNVPLAVWILEGFMSGVPKEVDETAYIDGYSFVRFFTRIFIPLIRSGVGVTAFFCFMFSWVELLFARTLTTTSAKPIAAIMTRTVSASGLDWGLLSAAGILTIVPGALVIWFVRNHMAKGFAMGRV; encoded by the coding sequence ATGAAAAAAAGAACCCTGTGTCTGATCCTTTATTTTATTTTGCTCATGCTGCCCATTTATTGGATGCTCAACATGTCTTTGCGGACCAATGCCGATATTTTAAGCGTTTTTTCCCTCTATCCCAGGCATCTGACCTTTGAAAATTATATGAAAATTTTTTCCGATGCCTCCTGGTATTCAGGGTATATCAACTCCATTTTATACGTGACCATGAACACGGGCATCTCCCTTGCCGTGGCTCTGCCGGCAGCCTATGCCTTTTCCCGGTACAGATTTTTGGGTGACGGCCAGATGTTTTTCTGGCTGCTCACCAACCGCATGGCACCGGCAGCCGTATTTTTGCTCCCCTTTTTCCAGCTCTACTCCACCGTGGGACTTATCGACACCCACATTGCCGTGGCCCTGGCCCACTGCCTGTTCAACGTGCCCCTTGCCGTATGGATACTTGAAGGCTTCATGTCCGGTGTGCCCAAGGAAGTCGATGAAACCGCCTATATTGACGGGTATTCTTTTGTCCGGTTTTTTACCCGGATTTTCATTCCTTTGATCCGCTCGGGCGTGGGGGTGACCGCCTTTTTTTGTTTCATGTTTTCCTGGGTGGAGCTTTTGTTTGCAAGAACGCTGACCACCACTTCTGCCAAGCCCATTGCCGCCATCATGACAAGGACGGTGAGTGCTTCAGGCCTTGACTGGGGGCTGTTGTCTGCTGCCGGTATATTGACCATTGTTCCGGGTGCTTTGGTGATCTGGTTTGTTCGAAATCATATGGCAAAGGGATTTGCCATGGGAAGAGTATAG
- a CDS encoding sugar ABC transporter permease: MDKWEDNKAWFLVLPVFIIVAFSAIIPLMTVVNYSIQDIFGPGQRVFVGMEWFKEVMGDKRLHEALMRQFIFSGLVLIIEMPLGVIIALMMPKKGWGASFSLVLLALPLLIPWNVIGTIWMIFTRPDIGLFGAGINSLGIAFDHTASPSDAWVTLMLMEVWHWTPLVALLAYAGLRAIPDAYFQAARIDGASGWAVFKYIQLPKMRGVLTIALLLRFMDSFLIYAEPFVLTGGGPGNTTTFLSIYLVKVAVGQFDLGPAAAFSLIYFLIILLFCWLFYQALQNVGKGEVQ, from the coding sequence ATGGATAAATGGGAAGACAATAAGGCATGGTTTCTGGTACTGCCCGTGTTTATCATTGTAGCCTTCAGCGCCATCATTCCGTTGATGACTGTTGTAAACTATTCCATTCAGGATATTTTCGGCCCGGGCCAGCGGGTATTTGTGGGAATGGAATGGTTTAAAGAGGTGATGGGGGATAAACGCCTCCACGAGGCCCTCATGCGCCAGTTTATTTTTTCAGGACTGGTTTTGATCATTGAAATGCCCCTGGGGGTGATCATCGCCCTGATGATGCCCAAGAAAGGGTGGGGGGCTTCGTTCAGCCTGGTTTTGCTGGCTCTGCCCCTGCTCATTCCCTGGAATGTCATCGGCACCATATGGATGATATTCACCCGTCCGGATATTGGATTGTTCGGCGCCGGCATCAACAGCCTGGGCATTGCATTTGACCACACGGCCAGCCCCTCGGATGCCTGGGTTACCCTCATGCTCATGGAGGTCTGGCATTGGACACCTCTGGTGGCCTTGCTGGCCTATGCCGGGCTGCGGGCTATTCCCGATGCCTATTTCCAGGCCGCCCGCATTGACGGGGCCTCGGGCTGGGCCGTGTTTAAATATATCCAGCTGCCCAAGATGAGAGGGGTATTGACCATTGCCCTGTTGCTGCGGTTCATGGACAGTTTTCTCATCTATGCCGAACCCTTTGTGCTCACCGGCGGAGGGCCCGGCAACACCACCACCTTTTTGTCCATCTATCTGGTCAAGGTGGCTGTGGGTCAGTTTGATCTGGGACCTGCTGCGGCATTCTCCCTGATTTATTTTTTAATCATCCTGCTCTTTTGCTGGCTGTTTTACCAGGCCCTTCAAAATGTGGGGAAAGGAGAGGTCCAATGA
- a CDS encoding ABC transporter ATP-binding protein, which produces MKTKRLMKLSGCINNYRHCYNETDVRARVLEVADILDLTPFLKKRAAGLAADAKQKISLGRGLVRKDVNAILFDEPLTVIDPNLKWQLRCKLKEIHEQLKLTFVYVTHDQVEALTFADQVMVMYEGEIVQIGTPQELFENPVHSFVGYFIGSPGMNFLPVTLENGSARAGNADIFLGEKLSALGAKAQGSIKLGIRPLHLEVHDSSLDHGVAARVKQMEDQGSFKILTVGIGEHLVRARIPEGRPIPRERVWLKFPTDWIRLFCNDRLLT; this is translated from the coding sequence ATGAAAACGAAACGATTGATGAAATTATCAGGATGTATAAATAATTATCGGCATTGCTATAATGAAACCGATGTACGGGCCAGGGTATTGGAAGTGGCAGATATCCTGGATTTGACCCCCTTTCTCAAAAAAAGGGCTGCAGGCCTTGCTGCCGATGCCAAACAGAAAATTTCCCTGGGCCGGGGCCTTGTGCGAAAAGATGTGAATGCCATCCTTTTTGATGAACCCCTGACCGTGATTGATCCCAATCTCAAGTGGCAGTTGAGGTGTAAACTCAAAGAGATACACGAACAGCTGAAATTGACCTTTGTCTATGTCACCCACGACCAGGTGGAAGCCTTGACCTTTGCGGACCAGGTCATGGTGATGTACGAGGGAGAAATCGTTCAGATCGGCACTCCCCAGGAGCTGTTTGAAAATCCCGTCCACAGCTTTGTGGGGTATTTCATCGGCAGTCCGGGCATGAATTTTCTTCCGGTGACCCTGGAAAACGGCTCTGCCCGTGCGGGAAATGCCGATATCTTTCTGGGAGAAAAACTTTCGGCACTGGGAGCAAAGGCCCAAGGGTCCATCAAGCTGGGCATCCGTCCGCTCCACCTTGAGGTTCATGACAGCTCCCTAGACCATGGGGTTGCGGCCCGGGTGAAACAAATGGAAGACCAGGGCAGTTTTAAAATCCTGACCGTTGGTATCGGGGAACATCTCGTCCGGGCAAGAATTCCAGAAGGCCGCCCCATCCCCCGGGAGAGGGTCTGGCTAAAATTCCCCACCGACTGGATTCGCTTATTCTGCAATGACCGGCTTTTAACCTAA
- a CDS encoding IS630 family transposase: MTGYRERSDSKRKAYLRLRERYVRRCKTFVYVDESGFSPYTTRRYGYALKGQRVHGLIAGTKHPRTSLIAARIEYSFEEPFLFQGTCNADIFNAWIEHQLSPHLNDNHVVVMDNASFHKGEETKYLIERTGAALLFLPPYSPDLNPIEHDFAALKTIREYNENETIDEIIRMYK, translated from the coding sequence ATGACGGGATACAGGGAGCGAAGCGACAGCAAAAGAAAGGCATATCTTCGTCTTCGTGAACGTTATGTACGTCGTTGCAAAACGTTTGTTTATGTTGATGAAAGCGGCTTTTCGCCTTATACAACCCGTCGCTATGGATATGCTCTCAAAGGGCAGCGTGTTCATGGTTTGATTGCAGGAACAAAGCACCCTCGAACGTCTTTGATTGCTGCCCGCATCGAATATAGTTTTGAAGAACCATTTTTGTTTCAGGGAACATGCAATGCGGATATCTTTAATGCTTGGATCGAACACCAGTTGAGTCCACATCTGAACGATAATCATGTCGTTGTGATGGATAACGCATCCTTCCACAAGGGCGAAGAAACCAAATATTTGATAGAAAGAACTGGTGCAGCTCTTTTGTTTTTGCCCCCGTATTCACCGGATCTCAATCCGATTGAACACGATTTTGCGGCCCTAAAAACCATCCGTGAATACAATGAAAACGAAACGATTGATGAAATTATCAGGATGTATAAATAA